The following are encoded in a window of Candidatus Cloacimonadota bacterium genomic DNA:
- a CDS encoding flippase-like domain-containing protein, whose product MKKKILTIVIGTLIGIIFTAIWLQLVDLRTISQMIKDLKLQYVIISILFYLSAYFIRSLRWNLLLKRVQPLSKMRSYLIMMAGNFTNYLIPLRVGELMRCYFIKKMHGTRMTKTLPSVFVDKLFDSIGILFVLLLVPLLSVSLPATLNILLILISLLLIIGCIILISAIYAESKIVSLLKKLFFFIPTKYEVKLDETLSLFVEGLAVFKDHKQLLLPVILFSIIAIFFDSFFFFALFLAFGISINYFYILLGYTLIYLSYIIPHPPAQLGSNELLMFLIFAAGFGMQADKAGAIMLFSHILTGLIIVTIGLISYSYSGVQLLTIINKGEVLNE is encoded by the coding sequence ATGAAAAAGAAGATACTGACTATAGTAATAGGCACATTAATCGGCATTATTTTTACAGCTATTTGGCTGCAATTAGTTGATCTCCGTACGATCTCCCAGATGATCAAAGATTTGAAATTGCAGTATGTGATCATTAGTATACTATTTTATTTATCTGCTTATTTTATTCGTTCTTTAAGATGGAATCTCCTGCTTAAAAGAGTTCAACCGTTATCAAAAATGAGATCTTATCTGATCATGATGGCAGGAAACTTCACTAATTATCTGATTCCTCTCCGAGTTGGAGAATTGATGCGCTGCTATTTCATCAAGAAAATGCACGGAACCAGAATGACGAAAACTCTACCATCTGTTTTTGTTGATAAACTCTTTGACTCGATCGGGATTTTGTTCGTTTTATTGCTTGTCCCGCTTCTTTCGGTCTCTTTACCTGCTACTTTGAATATCTTGCTAATATTGATTTCTTTGCTATTGATAATTGGTTGTATAATCCTCATATCAGCCATTTATGCCGAAAGCAAGATAGTAAGTTTGTTAAAAAAACTCTTTTTTTTCATTCCGACTAAATATGAGGTTAAGTTAGATGAGACTCTATCTCTGTTTGTTGAAGGTTTAGCAGTTTTCAAAGACCATAAGCAACTGCTGCTCCCGGTGATACTCTTTTCGATCATCGCCATCTTCTTCGATAGTTTTTTCTTTTTTGCTCTCTTTTTAGCATTTGGAATTAGCATAAACTATTTTTACATTTTACTCGGTTATACTCTGATCTACCTGTCCTATATAATTCCTCATCCTCCAGCTCAGTTGGGTAGCAATGAGTTATTGATGTTTCTTATCTTTGCAGCCGGTTTTGGCATGCAGGCAGATAAAGCAGGGGCCATTATGCTTTTTTCTCATATCTTGACAGGATTGATCATTGTAACTATCGGGTTAATCTCTTACAGTTACAGTGGAGTACAATTATTGACGATAATTAATAAAGGAGAAGTTTTAAATGAGTAA